The window cggtggatcaaagcaagttcaatataacgcggtaagattttttggctcccgaggacagcgttctatcgaggtagaggtgtatctacaaAAAGGGGGTATTTCAGTGAGAAGGAACCCCAAATTCTAGAGAATCACCATGTGCTGTACAGCAAAATGCAGCACTgcctcaggttaaaaaaaaaaggtgccaaaGGCTGGAAGGGACAAATGTACCGTAGGCAATTTGGAATCCTCAGCATCATGTATTGTAGAGGGCTTGTCTCCTTCCTGATTTGCTATAGTGAGGACAAGGCCCTCAGGTTCGCGTGACATTTCTGAGAATCCCAGTGCTACTTGCTGTCCAAGTCTGACTCCCATTTGGAAGGAAACCACATACAACATTCTTGGCTCTCCAAGGAAAAAAGACCGCAATAAAAAATGATCACGCTCCTCAGGACAATGTAGTATTGTAGCCTTAAGCTTCACACAAGGTTTTAACAAAAACTTCCCCTGTTTAATGTTTGACTAAGCAGAATGGGAATAAGACTGGGTGATGTGTATACATGCATAAACTCTTTGTGGGTTAGTTCTAACTGACCTTATATAAATAATCAATTCCAGGTGAACTAGCATCTCTCTCAGACCTGGTAGGCTCTCTTCTCCCCCTTTACTTTTGAAAGGGGTAGGGCAGTTTGTAGAATAGCACTTGTCAGGTTTTTAGCTAGAACTGAGGGGGAGGGAACTTGTGGCTACTCTAGCCAAGAGTCGTAGTTTTGTCTTGTGTACTATTTGAATTGTTACAAGGAGAGTGGAACATGCTTCCGTCATCTGTCAGTATTTTAAACATGTATGGTTTGCATGAATAAATGTGTGGGAATTCACTTTGAGGGGAGGGATattgagcattggccagctaaacccagggatgtgagttcaatccttgagggggccacttaaggatctggggcaaaatcagtacttggtcctgctactgaaggcagggggctggattcgatgacctttcagggtcccttccagttctatgagataggtatatctccatatataagaAGGAATTTGTGTTCAGGATGCCGTTTTTCAAGAACCTCTTTCATAAGGTAGAAATCGGAATATTTGTTGTTGCAGCATATTGACAAGTTGTAAGTGTAAGGAGAGCAGCTAAAGATTAATTGCTATTATTACCAGGAGCACCTAATATTTTCCCAGCACTGCCAGCAGCCCAAGTATATCAAACACACAATTAGATCTGACCACTCTGCTACTAGATATGGCATTTTTagtactgatttcagtgggagcaggcttAGGTTAATCGTGATTGGGAATTGACTTCATCATAAAAATCCATAGCAGGGAGTGGCTCCTTGACTAATGCAAGGGGCAAAGCATTTGGGACCCTGAGGAACCGCTCACATGGGATGTGAAATGAAGTGATGCCCTTTGTGggggaggacagagccctgtcCGTTATgttgtccccattgtacagaaaAAGAAGGGGGGAGCCTAGTGTCCGGTAAGCTCCCCAGTGTCATGCACAgcccctgctctacccactagctCCCACCCCTCTCCCACAACCAGGACTAGAACCCGGTGGGGTTACCAAgtctccaggattggcctggccTCCaggaattaatctttaattaaagattgtcacgtgatgaaatctccaggactACAGCCTACCGAAATTGGCACCCCTAGAACTTGGCCCTGCCCGGCTCACCCTGGCGGTGCGGGGGAAGGCGAAGAGCGTGGGCACGGCGTTGGGCTTGAGGTTGGTGCGGTTGCCGAAGGCGCTGAAGCAGTCGGGCTGGAAGTGCTGCGAGCAGAGCACCGTGTGCGAGCTGGGCTGGAAATCGCCACGGCCAATGTTCCCCACCCAGCGCGCCAGCAGCTCGGGCCGGCTGAACGGGAACCTGCGGGAGACAGCGGGGTGAGGCTGGGCGGGGGGAGACCGGCCCAGGTctcgggggaggggccgggccggccccggtacctgggggaggggggaggggccgggaccCGGTACCTAGAGgaaggggaggcgggggaggggccgggccctggtacctgagggaagggagaggagaggggccgGGGCCCGGTACCTGGAGGGGTCGGGCGGTACCTGTGGAAGGTGAGCTGCTGCCGGCAGCGGCTGCTATAGCGGTTACTGCACCGAAGCGCCGCGCACGATTTGGGCATCGCGCGTTGCCCCCAACAAAGATGGCTGCGCCCCCTCCGCGGACCCTAGGCGCCCCCTGCAGTACGCGCCTTCCGGGGCGGATTTCCCGCGCGGGGGCCAAGCGgtctgctttccccctcccccacggggCAGAGCGAGCGAGACTCCGCCCGGCAATGACGGCCTTTCCCAGCATGCATCGCGCCTCTCCCTTCTTTCACGCCTGCTCCCAGCGTCGCTTGACGGGTTGTGCGCAGAGCaggctgggagttgtagtttgagcAGTCGCCTGAGGGGTGGAGCGGGTCACTCGTGCTCCACCAGTTGCGCCTGGGCCGCGcccgtggggagctgggggacatCGCGGAGAAACGACAGCGAGCGCCGGCTTCCCCGCCCCGCCCGTGACCCCCAGGCAGCTCagcgcccccccgccctgggtcgggctgcccccgccccctgcggGGAGGGCGTCGCTTTGTGCGGGAGCTGAGGTCCCCCCGGCTTGCGGGGCTGCAGGACCCGGGCCGATAAAAAATTGCCCACTAGCTCGAGCGTCACCCCTACAATCATCAGTTGGCAGCAGTGCGGCCGCCCTACCTCTGAGCGGGCCCCTTGCCTCCCACCTTGCCCTCAGCCCATCAGCAGCAGACAAGAAAAATACAGCTGCCAAGATCATCTTCTCGTCAAGTCAGTCCTTCTTGAATCCCGAGCACCACAGCAGACACCAGCTGCTTCCCTCTCCtttccaactctgccccctccctactCGATAAAGaacaatatatataaaattgtGTATATTTGATGGCAtcactccccaccctccctcgGTCATTTGATTTTGTATATTGCAAGCTCTGCCAGATGGATGTTTTCCATCACCTAGCCCTACTGGACACTCATTAGGGCCTCTGTCCACTATGGAAACATAATAGAATCCTAACTTCAAACCCAgggaggaaaaagcaacagagaaaacGATCACATTAATGGATGCTtcatatttttaagaaaaaaagcacCCTTTGTTAAAATAACcacttttaatgaaaaaataaagcTCTGAATTAACTTGTAATCATACATAGATGaaagtgattaactcaaaacacaTGGACATGGTTGTTCCCTCTTCTACTAACATTGTAACATGCTGGGGTTGTCAGACACCATCTATTGGGGTAAATCTGCAAAGGTAACAGAACAAGAGTcaaaagagttaaaagtaatcttGAACCTGTAAGAAACAGAGGCAGCTCACTTCACAGTTTCTTGTATTTCTCCCATAAAACAACAGGAACTTATCCTATAGTGGTCCAGTTGTACTGCAGATGTGCCATAGACACAAAGATGCCAACACTTGCATCAGGTCAAACCCTTATACAGACTATGAACAGAATCTTCTTCCAAAGCCTTGTATGTTGcagtgaaaacagcaacacttGGGAACTTTGGTTATTTATCTGGCTGCAGAAGACAGCCCTATGACGCAAATCTTTGGCAAACTCCTGGTTCCATTTAGC of the Chrysemys picta bellii isolate R12L10 chromosome 21, ASM1138683v2, whole genome shotgun sequence genome contains:
- the THAP3 gene encoding THAP domain-containing protein 3 isoform X2, whose product is MPKSCAALRCSNRYSSRCRQQLTFHRFPFSRPELLARWVGNIGRGDFQPSSHTVLCSQHFQPDCFSAFGNRTNLKPNAVPTLFAFPRTARDFTRTEDGRRLDEETVLHQEPQPSRTEEPREELSERLSQTTRETDCVGKSAEVTMKCSQALQHL